From the genome of Desulfatiglans sp.:
AGGGGGCGGTCGGCCATGACGGTAAGGGAAGAGAGTACAAGTTTTTTCCACTTATTGAGGAATCAGTTGTCGCAAAGGCGGAAAGCAGCTCCTTCTTAAGCAGGGTTTTTGGCGGGGCATTAAAGCCAGCGCTCGCCGCAATGGTGGAAAGTGAAAATTTAACAAAGGAAGATATAGAAGAGCTGAAACGTATCCTCGATAATAAACAGGGGGAATAAATGGAAACAATACTAAAGGCATTACCAGCCTTTTTTTCATGGTTCATAGATTACACAATAGACATAAGCATTTTTATATGCCTTATATTTGTTTTAAAATCTATAATCGCTAAACGCCTCCCTGCGTGGTGGCACTATGGCCTGTGGCTGGTGCTCATTATCCGCATGATTATACCCCTGAAATATGAGAAAAGCAGCGT
Proteins encoded in this window:
- a CDS encoding BlaI/MecI/CopY family transcriptional regulator — its product is MSNIPKISEAEWAVMKAIWNENPITSNRVIEVVSESTNWQPKTIRTLLNRLVSKGAVGHDGKGREYKFFPLIEESVVAKAESSSFLSRVFGGALKPALAAMVESENLTKEDIEELKRILDNKQGE